From one Melioribacteraceae bacterium genomic stretch:
- a CDS encoding shikimate kinase: protein MIEHKLIYLTGFMTSGKSTIGPILANVLGWNFYDLDKVIEEKENKSVVEIFDINGEAYFRDVENKTLKELSEQANTVIALGGGTLTNDENLDIIKNSGILVYLKVSPEVLYKRLRNKIDRPLFKDLVLGEKSEEEFVQKIEDLLERRENYYNKADLIINTDETRIGYTVDKIAKQILSLLNGKN, encoded by the coding sequence ATGATTGAGCACAAACTTATATATCTAACCGGATTTATGACCAGCGGTAAAAGTACAATCGGACCGATACTTGCAAATGTGCTCGGTTGGAATTTTTATGACCTGGATAAAGTTATTGAAGAAAAAGAAAATAAATCAGTAGTTGAAATTTTCGATATCAACGGAGAAGCATATTTTAGGGATGTTGAAAACAAAACATTGAAAGAATTATCCGAACAAGCAAACACCGTTATCGCGCTCGGTGGTGGGACTTTAACCAACGACGAAAATTTAGATATAATTAAAAATTCGGGTATTTTAGTTTACTTAAAAGTGTCGCCCGAAGTTTTATATAAAAGATTAAGAAACAAAATCGATCGTCCTTTATTTAAGGATTTGGTTCTCGGTGAGAAAAGCGAAGAAGAATTTGTACAAAAAATTGAAGATCTCCTCGAAAGAAGAGAAAATTATTATAACAAAGCCGATCTAATAATTAACACTGATGAAACTAGAATTGGTTACACTGTTGATAAAATTGCTAAACAAATATTGAGTTTACTAAATGGAAAAAATTAA